The segment ACCGAACACTGCCTCGTTATGTCACGTGATCTGGAATACCCTGAAATGATTCGGAACTGCCGTAACGGCGGAGCGTTTCTTTTGCGATATTTCTAAAGTCAATCAGGACCgaattaatttcatattttggtgTAAGTAACATGAAACATTGTTCAGTCAGAAATTGCCCTAAGGTGCTTCAGATAAATTTTTGCGGAGGCGCATGCAGTTGGTTTTTCGTTTGTGATCCAGAACTGCCCTACGCACTGTATTCGATAGCACCccgtggtcctaaacatatttgctcagtatattgtgttgattcaattcgttgggattgtacctgttcccaaatcgagtgtgctataacaattcatgcatgaaacgcacggggaaaatgaacttctcgatatttatcagacaacctgtctccctcttgtttcaagtggatcgttctgtggggcgttcccttgtatgcaaattggggtcatttgtcaggttgtggatcatcttatatttGTTTACCagtaacatcactggtggaaacattgcatttatgttttttgacGGATACAAAGTCTCTGTTCAACTCACAATCAATGCATATaggttgtagaatgaatgaattcacaTGTTTATTATGAATGGAAACAAAGTTCGATCACAACATGACATAAATCAGAGGTCATCGGTTATCCAACCAAATCGTTAGAATCTCAGATCAAGTTGTTACGACACAGGTCAACGCAAAACGACACAGGTCAACGAGATACAACACTCGTGTGACATATGAGATTAGTATGCAACTACCCATATGTTGACCACATGGGTAATAACTGATTGTTTTTCATACCTGTTCTAAgtttactgaatgtatattttgGGTGAGGTATGCAAGTCAGTTTCTAATTTGGGTTTTTGATCAGGAAGGGGCACAACTCTAGATCCTCTTTCCTCTAATTACACAGATGACCCATCATCCATGATAATAGAAAAgaattattactcgcccgtcgaagatactgcagtgaaatatttttacagcaatttctgtcaatttatgttggcaagTAAGAAACAGAATATTAAACTCCCTTCCATGAAATATCACTTTTATTAAAATCTTTAAAGATTTAGTTTCAAACTTGCTTttgctcgtttgataccaaatctttaactcgtttaataaaaatggtattacacggaaggtcatttagtatcctctatgtatatTGACATTTGGTGGGTACCTTCAGTTATTTagatgttttggggttttttttgtggttgttttttattgatatgCTATATTTGGTTGAAATCTGTGTACATAGTTACACAActtatttattatcatttttatattgCGGTTAGGCGTTTAGCGTATAACTCCCTGTGATaggaaatttgattgatctagGCCCATAAATGAGAGATATATTATTTGGTATAAATATTTCCTGGGGAAAAGCAAAATTCACAAGTATCCAATTGACTCTGACATTTAAACTATTGCCTCATGTAATTAGAAGGCAGGCCATGTAAGTAATGTCTTCCAAACAACAAGCAACagtgttttgacattgataCTTTCTGAATGTTTGACATGAAGCAGAAAGTGCTTTTGCTCTTATTGTAAAGGATAAATCTTGgtcacttactgacagaaaatgCTAGGAGATATTGCAAACTTGATTACTTGATTTGAATATACTGTGAATTATGGTTATAAACTGTTTTCAAGTCAGATTGTCATTATGGAAGccttttttgtctttttcagaATCTGCAATGTAACCATATGCATTGTTAATGTCACAGCAGAAAATAGATGGGGTACACTTCAGTGATGAAGCTATAAACTAACCCATCATAGCCAAGTTCATCCACCGTCAAGATGATGGTCAGTCGGTACCAACCGATCCTGTACCTGCAGTATCTTCTGCTGTTGGTGGATCTGGTTCTCAACTCCTTCACAGAGATGCTCAGATTTCAGAATGTAATCCTGCTCATTATGTTTGTGTGAGTAGAAGTGATGTCTTGTCAAATGTATTAATTGGATCAAGTTATGTATATCCATTGTATCATATCAATAAAATGTCTCTTGTGCAAAATGTTCAACTTTAAAAATGCTGTGTCACCAGAACTTGATTCTACCTTTATTATGTTTATCTTGATAAAAACAATGCAATAAACATACTTTGAACATCAGTTGTTTCTTGAGATACAAGATCATTGTAGCTGTTGTGTATTTCAACTCAACAGAGGCATGGAGAAGCAGGCGCCTGGTGCATGATCGGAATGATGGTCACATGAAATAAGGTCACAGATAAAAAGTCACAATGTCTGGTGTATGCTACAATTTTAAGTGCAGAAATGCACCTTCTGATGATGACATCATCAGATCAGATCCGCAACCTGCAATGTTTAGGGCTTCCTTCCTAAAACACTGATGTGCAGCAATATACAGTAATACCTGTCTAAATCGGCATCACATGGGACTGAAATAAAATGCTGGTTTGGACTGGATAGACAGTACTGGATTAGACAGTGACAATAACTTTCAAACATGGCTGCCATTTACACTCATCAATCTCTTTATCTCTGTAATGCCTTTGATCCTTTGTAATTTTGCCACAAATTAAGACAAAGTTGATGACATATATTCCGCTCTTATCATTACTCAAAAAAAACAAGTACAAATCAACAATTTGACCAGAAAAAATCAGAACATTTGATTCCCTGAAGAATCATTACTTCTTGATTGTGTAGGATGCCAAGGGGATTAATTAGTGTATAGGATTATGGGACCTGGATTGGTCAGCTGGTACCCACGCTGGTTTAGACAGTGTTATTTTACACTTCAACTTCTTTTTAGTTACCGAAATAGGCAGGTGCCGACATACGGAATAGACAGGTGACGGATAACACAATGTTTTAATGATTAAAATATCTTTTTGATATTGTGCAGTATTACACAGGTTCCAGTGCTGGTATGTCTCCTTGTAActtaataacaaaaaaaaaaattacatgGCCTTTGTCCAGACTCATCTCTCTTTCTATTATTTCAGTATTCAAGACATCTGCATCCTGTTCGCAGTTATTGTGGTATTCCTCCTGTTCTTCAATACATACATCTTCCAAGCAGGCCTTGTGAATATCCTAGTCAACAAGTTCCGTGTGCCGATCTGCGTGACTTTCATCTACTTCATGCTGAACGTAGGGCTGCATGTCTGGGGAATGGTGAGATTATAGTTTTAAAGCATAGATCAGCATTAATGTTAATCTATCTGTTAACATATTACATGACAAGGGACTTGGTCTCCTTCGATGTTAGGAAATGTTCACATAGCTATTTCatacaaaaaacaaatattGCTGTTGAGGCTTAACTTGTTATTTTACCACTTTAGTATgataaactgttgtcaagatttTATGGTGCAGTCCCAGTGACGATCTCGACATGAGGACATCTCGACCTCAGTCTCACAACAACCTCATAGTGACCTCAGTTCAATGTCAGTCTGACTTCAGTCGATCTCTTTCAACTCAGGTCAGCTAGGTTGAGAAGACTTGACTTAAACTTGTCCAGCTAGACATGTACTCGACCACCTCGACCTGTTCAACAACGTAATTTCGACCCCCATCTCAATTTAATCTTGTCCTGGAGAGGAGAGGTGGTGTGCTCAGGGTGGACCTCTGGGTGGCAGCAGATTGTAGAGGGTGTGCTACCACTGACAGGGAAGATGACAAACAATTATAAATACAGCCTCCAGTACTTGATTATGTTGAGTGGAGGTTGAGGCCAAGTACATATCGACTCGAAGAAGAACGCAGATTGTCATGTCAGGCTAGTTCGACCTTCAACCCGTCAAACTTAGCCTAGTGTCGATCTCAACTCGACCTTTTATTGACCTGCCTTGACCTGGTCTCAACCTAATCTCGGACTGAACGTCAGAAGGAAATCGGGAAGGATTTTTGACATGTCCAAATTTTGCAAAACCTTGGCAGACCTGAATCGTCCCGACTCGACCTGACACGACCTGACTTGACGCATTCCGAAAATCAACCAACTCAACTCCCAACTTGACCTTCTTGTCCAGAGGGTCGAGTAGTGTAAGGTTGGGACCACACCACTAGACAAAATGTTAATGTAACGTGTTTGATGTCATCTAACTGTTTTGAAGTATATACATGGGTCTTattgattcacatttgattgtttgtgtgttttgaaagatgattgtaTTTAGCTTGCAAAGTTAACAAGCAAGTTATGTGCTAGCAttgcatgaaatatatttgacacatttgtattcatatttgaaatgtttttgttttaatacatcaaactgcatgtcatgtatatgtaacatgtatgatgCATATTTCAAGAGATGTTTGCTGTTAAAATAAAAAGCAAGATAGAGAGTTccttttgatattgctgaacattTCTAGTTTAGTTTATAGGTTTTGCCCTCTGAAGAAAGTAAGAGCTAAATTACTGTTAGAAAGTTACTCTTTAGTGTTCCAGtgcttttgtgacattttccTATTCATAAGCTGATAATGTTGGCTTGGTATTGAATCATCATCATACAACATGGACAACATTGTATCGCACATACAGTAGGACTGCAGCAAATACTCAGTGATGTGAATACAATCATTTTTAATTCATGTCATGAACACAGgagtttttcaaatatttttcacaaatacCACAACACTTAACAAGATGATGTTTTATTCAttatattgtttgaaatgatgACGAAACCAATCGTTTGACATATTATGACCTGGTTGTCAATATTACTTTGTGACACAGGTGACCAGTGGCCACTTAACTGTCATGTTAAATAGATCAGTGTTGACTTTATCCTGCATTGCTTTGGAGATATTTCAGTTTGCATATCTCACTCTTAAAATAACAGGCAAGTTCAAGTGAAAATCACTCATTAAAGAGCAGCTATGAATATTTGATTCTAGTGACTGCAGAGAACCATGTGGACTCATGAAGGAATACAATTCAGGAATATGCAAGTGAATCATAACAGTCCTAACATTTGTCAATGCCTCACAGCCGCTTAGTATGTTTGTGTAAGGAGTGTCATGTTACAATGTACTATACAGAGTTGCATCTCTTGGATCTGCTGATCATTGGTTTGAATCCCACATTTAGCATGATTGTGATCAATGGGTTGTCCCGTGCTCTTATAACTGTCTATACATGTCTATGTCGTGTGAATGTTGGACCGGGTAATTCAGGCGTACTGAAGCACAGTTTATCATGGCATTAGCGAGACGTTTCTCAGTCTTTATGTTTTGAAAGGTCTTGTTGAATATGACTATTAATGAttcatttgtttatatttgacaACATTTTTGTATCCATGTATTTCATATATTGCACCTTTTAAGCAGCTTTGAACCGTTGACTTCTCTTGCttattttattaatattttatccTTATCAACATGGTCAATTTCAGTATTAGAAGTAACAATGTAGATACAGcttaaatgtttcagtgatgaacaGTTCAGTTTAGAAACATCTTGAAAACATGACATTGTTTGCCTTGAAATTTTTAAGTTAAAGCAGGTAAAATAATTAAATTTCATTGTTGAGAAAACTGGAGTAATGTTTTTGCATTACGATGCTAGTTATGTTCAAGAATACATATATCTCTGTTGTTATGTCAACATTAATGGACTAGGAGTATGGATACATAGCCCAAatgttttttgtgatttgtaGGTATTGTATGACTCCCAGGTATGATTCCAAGTGAAACAAACCCTTCAGTGCAGCTTTTAATCAGTTTCTGtctcatgtgtatatatcacTTTTTTTCTTTCATTGATTACGTTGTCAGACAAGAatcacagctgaaatattgtcaataatTCACTTCATACATTTTTCTCATTATGCGTATCACCGAGAAGCGAACAAGATAACAACATCAAATAATACTATTTCTGCCTGCCTGCCAGCTTATGTTAAGACACTTTCTAACTGAAACCATATTTCTGCTGATGGGTGATGTGTTTGCATGATGCAGTACACTTATATTCCAAACAATTCTCACGATTTCCATTTCCTTCAGTTTTCTGTTTCTTAATTTGTACACAGCatttacacaaaaatacaatctACTAACAAGACTGctggtaaccacaagaacctgAATTCTTCTCATCAAGCTGCACAGATTGAAAGTATGTGATGCCTCAACCATGGGTCCAAAACATGCAACAAGTGTTTAGAACTGGTAGTTTCCTCCCTATAACATTAATAGTTGTCAGGAATGCATGTTTTAGGGTCATGTAGCTTTGGTCCTTTTGTTGTAGCGGAAACCTGAACTTGTTTATTTAGTTGTTGAAACTATACTGAACCTGACGAAGTTGGCAAAGAAATCATCAGATAATATGTGTTGTTACAGAAGCACAATTACTCCACACATGACACTTTGACATCTAGTGAGATTTACTTCTCTTTTGgattaatgtttgaatattttctttttattacCAAATGATATGTGAAGAAAgttaaaatcaaacaaaaattccAAGAGGACAACTAGGTGAAGTAATGACAATGTTCAGCTGTCTGACAAGGGTTATCTTTCCTTGAAACAAGCAAGCATGCTGTGTGACCTTGAATCTTGTCAACTTTCCTTCCAGTTGATTTCAGACTAAACGATGATCACATTAACAACATGTTGTGGTTATTGCTATCATTTCCCTCAGTTTGACGATGGTTGCTCTACAGCGTGGTAGTTAGTGACATTCTTCACGATGGTTGTATAGACGTGTATGTGTTGTATTTGGTCCGTGTAAAATTCATGTTGTACGTGTTTTGTTACATAAACCTCCACCCCAGCCTATCAACAGTTTGATGGTGTGACCATTTTGACACTCTTGTGTTTGAAGACATGGGGGTAGTCTAGTGACAGTCAGTTTAACTCACTAGATGCTACACATCTGAAGCTCGTAGTTGATGTCTCCAACACAATTATTGCTGACAGCAGCTTAACTGACATCTTTGTTAGACTCAAATAATGCTAGGTGTATTGTACATATGGGTGTTTGATGTTTTAACTTATCGTTACTATTTCCTCATATTTTGATCTGTGGTGATGTTCTGAATAGTTCACAAACTTTGTCCATTTACAGAGCTAGAAAGACGCTTTAGGAATAGTAAGCATTGAATTGTCAGGAGACTGTCAAATCATCATCATACTTCCCTGTCTCTGCACCATTCACGCACTCTGCGCTCATCACTGCACCTGATGCACACTCCACACTGCCTCTGCGTACATGTTCTTGTAACCacgttgtcatggttacatgCCATGAATTTTGTTAACTCAGTTGCAACTATAACTTCAGATAAAGGTTTCTTATTATGCTCTTGTGGTATCAATAATATTGCAACTAATTATAATCATAAAAGTCACTGAATAGAATCGATAGACTGGTAATTAAGTATGCCACATGCTGTCTATGTTCTGACAGAAGGATGCAGTGCATGGTGCTAGTTTGACATGGTCAGTCAGTGAGATGTATTGTGAAAGACTCGCTTTTGTTAATGTCATGAATCTATGTTTAGAATTGTTTGTGATTTTCCGGACAAGACATTTGCATGTATGTCATATCTACTTCAGTATTGCAGTGCAGCCATTAAGCTTGCATTTCATCTTTCATTATTTTGTCTGACATTATTCCCAGGTCATTGCTTCCATGTTGGAGTACAGATGTGAGTATTCACACAAACCAGTGCAGCTTGAGGCTTGCTTCCTAGGTAATACATGTATGATCAATTATCAAAGTAGCCTTACTCCAGTTTCATCAGACTTTCCTTTGTGATAAGCTTTATAACTTGCAGACACTGATAGAGACTTTCTGGACACATGCTGTGGATGAGATGATCTCCGTGTATATTTCAGACCTTGAGGTGGGATGACCCTGACAAGTATATCTGGGATGTTACAGGGTATCGGGTCCTCTTCATCATTCAGAGAACCAGTAGGTTTCATTCTTGTTTTACTGAGATAATTCTATGGTTTGACAGAGTGTAAGTTCAACACCAGCTCCTAAGATCTTTATTTACTCAAGATTCCGTTTTAATTTAGCCCACAGAATCATTAAATAATAAGCAATTATCTCACTGAGTACAAACCCAGTACTCTTTCATAATCTATACAGATGGGAATCAATAACCCTGGCAAATGGATGTCGACATGCAGTGTGATGTTGGTGACAAGATGAACGCCAGGTTCCTTTCCCAACTTGATTAGTTTACAGATGTTTTATTGCCCATGGAATACACAGCATGTAACATTACACACATGTACTATTACACACATATAACATTACACACATGTACCATTACACACATGTACCAttacacacatgtaacattacacacatgtaccattacacacatgtaccattacacacatgtaacattacacacatgtaccattacacacatgtaccaatacacacatgtaccattacacacatgtaccattacacacatgtaacattacACACATGTACCATTTCACACATGTACCAttacacacatgtaacattctcCCTGTGTCACATGTTTTCCTCTCACGAGATCATGTTACAGTATCAGAATGACATACATTTCTTGCCATGATCACACGGCGGACATATTCCACTCTGATCCTTCCATGCATTAAGCCTACTGTGTTCCTTCTTGCAGTGGCCATcctctactactacttctacaagAGAACGGCGCTGAAGCTAGGTGACCCACGGTTCTACCAGGACTCAGAATGGATCCGCCGGGAGTTTGAGAAGAGGAGATAATGGCACATCTCTCAATAGATTACACAGTCGTGTCCATTTTGATATGAAAGAGATCATCTGTCTGTTATGACTTTGAAGGAAGTGTAACGTGTCATCATACTGTCCATCAAGGCAACAAAGAGAATTGCTGTTAACGTCTCAGGATTTTATGAATGGCTTCAGGAGTTGTATACATATCATCTTGACAGAGAAACATGCATTCTTGTTAAACTTCCATAACATTTGATATTTCTGGTGCACAGATATTCTGATGAGAAATGATTTAGTTGCTGTCTGTGACACTGTCCACACCAGTGTGTCTTGCCTAGAAACAGCATAAGAAAGACATATGAGAATATAGACCCAATCCTATAACAACATACAAGGACCTTTATCATAATAAGATTGGGTCTATACACCTGTATGTGTTAGAAGACAAATTGTTCCCCTTAACCACCATGGTCACAAGTGACTGCACAAGCATGTCCGTCCACTATACCTTAGCTTTATATCcaaatgtttactttgtatGGCAGAGACAGGATCAAGTTGTTTTTAACTCCTACTGTAGGTATACAGAGAGTCTTAATGGTTAAGACAAATTGAGTAGAGCCATTGAAAGCTGTCTTATGATAGGAATCTTGAATCAAGGATGAATGTAcatctgaaaatgcatttagtTCGATCAAAATAATGCAAAAAAACAGAAatgaatttgagaaaatattatATCTGAACACTAGTAGCAATTATGTGTTTGTTCATATGGACAATACTTTATTTtgaaaagatttcatttcataaaatgctCTTCATGATCTGACCATTTCAAAATCTGTGAATGCCttattgtttgtaaataaactTTGGTACTGAATGAATGgaagttttgtctttttgtaTCAAACTTTCAACTGTTAGTCAAAAAGCAGGATCCGGAATGTGTGTACAGGAAGTGCTATACCTCCTACAGTGATGTCAGGAATGGGTGTGAGGGAAGTGTTGTACCTCCCACAGCAGGGTCAGAAAGTGGTGTGAGGGAAGTGCTATGCCTCCTACAGTGATGTCAGGACTATACCTCCTACAATAATGTCAGAAATGGGTGTGAGGAAAGTGCAGTACCTCCCATAGTGGGGACAGGAATGGGTGTGAGGAATGTGCTATACCTCCTGCTGTGATGTCAGGAATGGGTGTTAGGAAAGTGCTGTACCTCCCACAGTGGGGTCAGGAATGGGTGTGAGGGAAGTgaagtaaaacccctttggtttacttttttgtttacaatgtggataaacatcatgtgttggtcaatttccgggtgttattgagtatttgaagcacgggaatatttcattttaaacctCCGACTAACGCCGTCGGTTCCAGATGCAtccccgtgcttcaaatactcaataacacccggaaattggccaacacatgatgtttctcTCCTAAATGACCACTGAAAAGACATCCAGACAACAACTATAATACATCCAGCCCCAACTACTATTGTGTCACGGCCGGCTGACATCAGCTGTAGGAAGTTATTTGACATCCAGATTGCAGTTGTAAAACAAACCGTAAATAAGCTGGTGTAATAAT is part of the Haliotis asinina isolate JCU_RB_2024 chromosome 6, JCU_Hal_asi_v2, whole genome shotgun sequence genome and harbors:
- the LOC137287061 gene encoding transmembrane protein 138-like; protein product: MMVSRYQPILYLQYLLLLVDLVLNSFTEMLRFQNVILLIMFVIQDICILFAVIVVFLLFFNTYIFQAGLVNILVNKFRVPICVTFIYFMLNVGLHVWGMTLRWDDPDKYIWDVTGYRVLFIIQRTMAILYYYFYKRTALKLGDPRFYQDSEWIRREFEKRR